The following are from one region of the Desulfobacterales bacterium genome:
- a CDS encoding secondary thiamine-phosphate synthase enzyme YjbQ, producing the protein MKSFRKELLFNVPTRRAFINITPQVEQALKESGIQEGFVLVNAMHITASVFINDDETGLHYDYDVWLEKLAPHEPVAQYRHNVGEDNADAHMKRQIMGREVVVAITEGKLDFGTWEQIFYGEFDGRRKKRVLIKMIGE; encoded by the coding sequence ATGAAAAGTTTTCGGAAGGAACTGCTGTTTAATGTGCCCACACGCCGGGCGTTTATCAATATTACTCCCCAGGTGGAACAGGCTTTGAAGGAAAGCGGTATTCAGGAGGGTTTTGTCCTGGTCAACGCCATGCACATTACAGCATCGGTGTTTATCAATGACGATGAAACCGGGCTGCATTATGATTATGATGTGTGGCTGGAAAAGCTTGCCCCGCATGAGCCGGTTGCCCAGTACCGCCATAATGTCGGAGAGGACAATGCCGATGCGCACATGAAGCGCCAGATCATGGGCCGTGAGGTGGTGGTGGCCATCACCGAAGGAAAACTGGATTTTGGCACCTGGGAGCAGATTTTTTACGGGGAGTTTGACGGACGACGGAAAAAACGGGTTCTGATAAAGATGATCGGGGAATGA